The following coding sequences lie in one Arachis hypogaea cultivar Tifrunner chromosome 4, arahy.Tifrunner.gnm2.J5K5, whole genome shotgun sequence genomic window:
- the LOC112795701 gene encoding glucan endo-1,3-beta-glucosidase 4, whose translation MKLKKWLESVLLLLVAMLSGALGAFVGVNIGTDVSDLPSAANVVAILKAHQIGHVRLYDANAHMLQALSNRGIEVIVGVTNEELLRIGRSPSVAAAWVNKNVAAYMPSTNITAIAVGSQVLTTIPKIAPVLVPAMNYLHKALIAANLNFRVKVSTPQSMDIIPRPFPPSTAAFNSSWNSTIYQLLQFLRNTNSSYMLNAYPYYGYTKGDGIFPIEYALFRSLPSVKQIVDPNTLFHYNSMFDAMVDATYYSIGAFNFDDIPIIVTETGWPSFGGADEPDATLENAESYNTNLIRRVLNDSGPPSQPKIAINTYIYELFNEDKRNGPTSEKNWGVFYTNGSTVYPLSFSGSVQNTGNSSAVFCVAKDGADTDKLQAGLNWACGQGQANCAAIQAGRPCYLPNNLKSHASYAYNDYYQKMHNAGGTCDFDGTAMVTAEDPSYGSCVYAGSSNSSGGAGRSSSSTAAIAPMGSFGASSNLQVPILQSLISVISVFFALVSL comes from the exons ATGAAGCTTAAAAAATGGCTCGAGTCTGTTTTATTGCTGCTTGTCGCCATGTTAAGTGGTGCATTAG GTGCATTTGTGGGGGTAAACATTGGCACTGATGTTTCTGATCTTCCATCTGCTGCAAATGTAGTAGCCATTCTGAAAGCACATCAAATTGGCCATGTGCGACTATACGACGCCAATGCACACATGCTACAAGCCCTTTCAAACAGAGGTATTGAAGTGATTGTTGGTGTCACCAATGAGGAGTTACTTAGGATTGGTAGATCTCCATCGGTCGCAGCGGCCTGGGTTAACAAGAATGTAGCTGCTTACATGCCATCTACTAATATCACAGCAATAGCAGTTGGCAGTCAGGTTCTTACCACAATTCCAAAGATTGCTCCTGTTCTTGTTCCTGCCATGAATTATCTTCACAAAGCTCTTATTGCTGCAAACCTTAACTTTCGTGTCAAAGTTTCAACTCCCCAATCCATGGATATTATCCCTCGGCCATTCCCACCTTCTACAGCTGCATTTAACTCTTCATGGAACTCTACAATCTATCAACTCCTTCAGTTTCTAAGGAACACAAATTCCTCTTACATGTTAAATGCCTACCCTTATTATGGATACACTAAAGGGGATGGCATTTTCCCTATTGAATATGCTCTTTTCCGGTCGCTCCCTTCAGTGAAACAAATTGTTGATCCAAATACACTTTTCCATTATAATAGTATGTTTGATGCCATGGTGGATGCTACTTATTATTCAATAGGTGCCTTCAATTTCGATGATATTCCCATTATTGTCACAGAGACTGGTTGGCCTAGTTTTGGTGGAGCAGATGAACCGGATGCTACCTTAGAGAATGCTGAGAGTTACAATACTAATTTGATTCGGCGAGTTCTCAATGATTCAGGCCCCCCTAGTCAGCCAAAGATAGCCATTAACACTTACATATATGAACTGTTTAATGAAGACAAGAGGAATGGACCGACATCGGAGAAGAATTGGGGTGTTTTTTATACTAATGGAAGTACTGTTTATCCTTTGAGTTTTAGTGGTTCTGTTCAGAATACTGGAAATTCTTCAGCAGTTTTCTGTGTTGCCAAAGATGGTGCAGACACTGATAAACTGCAAGCTGGTCTGAACTGGGCTTGTGGACAAGGCCAAGCTAATTGCGCAGCAATTCAAGCAGGGCGGCCATGCTATCTCCCCAATAACTTGAAAAGCCATGCCTCTTATGCTTACAATGATTATTATCAGAAAATGCATAATGCTGGgggaacttgtgattttgatgGAACAGCTATGGTGACTGCTGAGGATCCTA GTTATGGATCTTGTGTATATGCAGGAAG TTCCAACTCGTCAGGCGG
- the LOC112795702 gene encoding serine/arginine-rich SC35-like splicing factor SCL30A isoform X2 — translation MRGRSYSPSPPPARGYSRRGRSPSPRGRYSGRSRDLPTSLLVRNLRHDCRPEDLRRPFGQFGALKDIYLPKDYYTGEPRGFGFVQYVDPADAADAKYHMDGQVLLGRELTVVFAEENRKKPSEMRTRERRGRYDRRRSPPRYSRSPRYSRSPPPRHRSRSHSRDYYSPPPKRREYSRSPSPEGRRYSRERSYSHHSRERSSSRSPPYNGGSRSRSQSPAKGPTHSRSPTPDRDVRELAARRSPASENVK, via the exons ATGAGAGGAAGGAGTTACAGCCCGTCACCACCGCCGGCAAGGGGTTACAGCCGAAGAGGAAGGAGTCCGAGCCCAAGAGGTCGCTACTCTGGCCGCTCTAGAGATCTCCCTACCAGCCTTCTTGTTCGTAACCTTCGCCATGATTGTAG GCCTGAGGACCTTCGCAGACCTTTTGGTCAGTTTGGTGCCCTTAAGGACATTTACTTGCCCAAGGATTATTACACTGG AGAACCCCGTGGTTTTGGTTTTGTCCAGTATGTGGATCCTGCTGATGCGGCAGATGCCAAATATCATATGGATGGTCAAGTTCTACTTGGTCGGGAGTTGACTGTTGTCTTTGCCGAGGAGAATAGAAAGAAGCCAAGTGAGATGAGAACAAGGGAGAGAAG GGGCCGATATGATCGAAGAAGGTCTCCTCCTCGTTATTCTCGATCACCCCGCTACTCTCGATCCCCACCACCACGTCATAGATCTCGTTCCCATAGTCGTGACTATTATTCCCCTCCTCCTAAAAGAAGGGAATATTCAAG ATCTCCCTCGCCTGAAGGTAGAAGGTACAGTCGAGAAAGATCATATTCACATCATAGTAGAGAGAGGTCATCCTCGCGTTCTCCACCCTATAACGGTGGCTCAAGGAGCCGTAGTCAGAGTCCGGCAAAGGGACCAACCCATAGCAGAAGTCCAACCCCAGACCGTGATGTTAGGGAACTGGCAGCGCGCAGGTCCCCAGCCAGTGAGAACGTCAAGTAA
- the LOC112795702 gene encoding serine/arginine-rich SC35-like splicing factor SCL30A isoform X1 codes for MVAMAEMRGRSYSPSPPPARGYSRRGRSPSPRGRYSGRSRDLPTSLLVRNLRHDCRPEDLRRPFGQFGALKDIYLPKDYYTGEPRGFGFVQYVDPADAADAKYHMDGQVLLGRELTVVFAEENRKKPSEMRTRERRGRYDRRRSPPRYSRSPRYSRSPPPRHRSRSHSRDYYSPPPKRREYSRSPSPEGRRYSRERSYSHHSRERSSSRSPPYNGGSRSRSQSPAKGPTHSRSPTPDRDVRELAARRSPASENVK; via the exons ATGGTGGCAATGGCAGAGATGAGAGGAAGGAGTTACAGCCCGTCACCACCGCCGGCAAGGGGTTACAGCCGAAGAGGAAGGAGTCCGAGCCCAAGAGGTCGCTACTCTGGCCGCTCTAGAGATCTCCCTACCAGCCTTCTTGTTCGTAACCTTCGCCATGATTGTAG GCCTGAGGACCTTCGCAGACCTTTTGGTCAGTTTGGTGCCCTTAAGGACATTTACTTGCCCAAGGATTATTACACTGG AGAACCCCGTGGTTTTGGTTTTGTCCAGTATGTGGATCCTGCTGATGCGGCAGATGCCAAATATCATATGGATGGTCAAGTTCTACTTGGTCGGGAGTTGACTGTTGTCTTTGCCGAGGAGAATAGAAAGAAGCCAAGTGAGATGAGAACAAGGGAGAGAAG GGGCCGATATGATCGAAGAAGGTCTCCTCCTCGTTATTCTCGATCACCCCGCTACTCTCGATCCCCACCACCACGTCATAGATCTCGTTCCCATAGTCGTGACTATTATTCCCCTCCTCCTAAAAGAAGGGAATATTCAAG ATCTCCCTCGCCTGAAGGTAGAAGGTACAGTCGAGAAAGATCATATTCACATCATAGTAGAGAGAGGTCATCCTCGCGTTCTCCACCCTATAACGGTGGCTCAAGGAGCCGTAGTCAGAGTCCGGCAAAGGGACCAACCCATAGCAGAAGTCCAACCCCAGACCGTGATGTTAGGGAACTGGCAGCGCGCAGGTCCCCAGCCAGTGAGAACGTCAAGTAA